The nucleotide window GGCTCGCGGCGAAGTGGCATACGGCGCCTCGTATGTCGACTGGTTCGCGGGCGAGGCGACACGCGTCTACGGCGACATCATTCCGCAACAGCAACCCGGCAAGCGCATGACGGCGGAGAAGGAGCCTGTCGGCGTCGTCGCTGCCATCACGCCCTGGAATTTCCCCCTCGCGATGATCGCGCGCAAGATTGCGCCGGCGCTGGCCGTAGGTTGCACGGTGGTCGCCAAACCCGCCGAGGACACGCCGCTCACCGCCCTTGCGCTGGCGGCACTCGCCGTCGAGGCCGGTGTGACGCCGGGGGTACTCAACGTCATTACGGCGTCGCGCACGCGCGGCATCGATGCCGTCGCGGACTGGCTGGCCGACGATCGCGTGCGCAAAATGACTTTCACCGGCTCGACGGCCGTGGGCATTCACCTCGCGCGCGAATCGGCCGGCACGCTCAAGAAGCTCTCGCTGGAACTCGGCGGCAACGCCCCGTTCGTCGTATTCGACGATGCCGATCTCGAGTCGGCGGTCGCGGGTTTGATGGCGTCAAAGTTCCGGAATGGCGGACAGACGTGCGTCTGTCCGAATCGCGTGTATGTGCAGGCGGGCGTCTACGAACGGTTCGCTTCAATGCTGGCCAAGCGGGTGGAGGCGTTGCACGTCGCGCCCGCGAGCGATGCCAATGCGCAGATCGGACCGATGATCAATCCTCGGGCAGTCGAGAAGATCGGTCGTCATGTCGAAGATGCGCTCTCACACGGCGCACGCGCGCTGACCGGTGGCGCGACGCTGCCTCTGCTCGGGTCCAACTACTTCGCACCGACCGTGCTGGTCGACGTGAACGACAGTATGCTCGTCAGTCAGGAGGAAACGTTCGGGCCCGTGGTGCCGCTGTTCCGATTCGAGACCGAGGATGAAGCGATCCACCGAGCCAACGACACGCCTTTCGGGCTGGCGGCATACTTCTACACACAGGACATGCGTCGCGCCCAGCGGGTCGCGCGACGTCTCGAGGCCGGCGTTATCGGCATGAACGAAGGCGCCGTGTCGAGCGAAGCCGCGCCGTTCGGCGGGGTAAAAGCGTCCGGCTACGGACGCGAGGGATCGAAATACGGGCTCGACGATTATGTGTCGATCAAGTACGTCTGTCAGGGCGGGCTGGACTGATCCGCGGCCCGCGGATCGCCTCTTTTTGTCTTGCAACCGGCGATTCGGATGGGGCAGGGCAGGGAGCACTGAATCGCGGTCAGTGTCATCTCCCCGCCAGATCCACCGGTGACCAGCGCCCTTGGACATAACGCTCAAAGCCTGCCTGTTCGAAGCGCCAGAGGTGGAGCCAGCCATTGTCCAGCAGGTGGCGCACGACTTCGTGCTTGCCGATCACCGTGTCGATCGCCGCCCGCGGCGCGTCGACGACCACGGTCAGCCGCACGGGTTCATGTATCCATCGCTCGCCGTCGTGCAGCGACTGCTGCGACAGGCCGATGCGCAGATCGCCGCCGTTGCCCTCGAAGACGCCGAGGCTGCCCCCCACGACGTTATGCAGCAGCTTGTTGCCGCTGCCCAGCCGAAGCGGATCACAGGTCGATGCGTGGTATTGCCAGTTGATCCAGTGCGTCACCAGCATGGGCGCCGTCATCAACAGTTCGAGCACGCTGCCGTCGGCGTCCCGACTGGCGTCGTAATCGTGCAGGAAGCTACGTCCGTCGAGCATCACGCCGCGGCTTCTGTCCCGGGGCGCGATCAGAAACGCCGCGTTGCGGGCAAGTCCCCATTCGGGCCGCGTTTGCGCGCCGTCGTTGGCGCGACGCTGCAACCGCGCCAGCAGCGCATGATGCGGCGCGCGGGGATCGAGCGTCAGGCTCGCGGCGCGTTCGCGGCGTACCTGATCGCAAGCCTGGGCAAAGATGGGCTGCAAACGCGCCCAGCGATCCCGTGCGGCTTGCGGCAGCAGATCCAGATCGAAGCCCTCGAGTTCATCCGTGGTGGTGTTGTGCAGCACCGCCACGAAGCGAGTTGCCTCAGGTATCGCGAGTTGCTGCGCGCGCAGGCCGTCGCGCACCGCCGGGTCATTGAGCAGTTGCGCCAGGCTGCGCGCGTTCACTTCACCGGTCTGGCCGCAGCAGGCGCCGCAATCCAGGGCCGCCGCATGAGCATTGTTGGCGGACTGACTGCCGTGCCCGACGAGAAGTACCAGCGGCGCCAGGTATCGGTCCAGGCCCATCGCGTGAAGCACCCGTGTGGCCAGGGCCACCTTGGACGCCAGGTCCATCCCCTGGAGTTGCGGGCGGCAGATGGGGCGATAACGGGCGGGTATGCCGGCCAGGTCGTCTCTGGGGCGCGCTTGCCGGCCCGGTTGCAGCCAATTGCCGAGTTTGCCGAGATAGCCCAGTCCGGCGGCCTCCACGAAGGAAAACGCGGCACCCGGCCACCGGCTGGCCGCCTGCCACTGATCCGCCATCGCAAATCGCGATCGACGCACACGGCCGACAGCGCGCTGCCGGGCCTCATCCGCCGCGCGCTGCGCCGCATCGGTGCTGACAATGCTGTCGGTCACCTCGATGGCCGGCGCGAGCAGGCCGGGCAGTTGGGGGCGCCGAGCCGGCGTGCCCAGGGGCGTGTAGGCGATCGGCAACCCGAAGAAGCCGGCAAACCCGAGCGTCTGGATGCCCGGCGACACGGCCTCGAGCGACCGGCGCAAGGGTTCGCTGCGCACGTCGATGCAAAAGGCCGCCTGGACCTCGATGTCCGTCGGCGCCGGACCGTGAGGGTTCGCGGCAGTCAGGCGCTGTGCCAGCTCACGCTGGTAGCCGATCTCGAGGGCCAACTGCCATACCTCGTCGATCAGCAGCGCCTGCTCCGTTTCCTGCAAGATGCGCGGGGCCGAGCGCCACGCCGCGTGCAGCGCGGCAAACGCATGCCTCGCGGCGGCGTCATCCTTGCACTCGAGCAGCAGTGCACCCCAGGCAAGGCGAATTGCCAGCAATTCACGCAGATGGGCATCGCGCCCGCCCGCCAGTCCGGCCTCCCAGCCCAGGTAGGCACACCACGACGCCCAGCCGTTGACCGTCAGAAGCACCGATTCGAGATAGTCCGCCCAGACCGCTTGCGGTAGCCCCAGGCGCTCCATGACCCAGCGCTCGGCATCCTGCGCTTTGGCAGGCAGGGCGCCGGTGGCCCGCCCGATATGCGGCAGCCCCATCAAGATGCCTATCCCGTGGTCGTGCTGCAAAGTGTCGCGCCAGAAGGCATACAGGCCCTGTTCGCGCTCGGGTTGCCAGCTTGCCTGCCGCGCATCGAAGAAGGCGGCGCAGGTCTGGCTGACCTGATGCGTGATGGCTTGCCGCCAGGACAACCGCGCATGGCGCTCGGGATCGTTGTCGAGCACGTCGATCAACAGCGGCAATTGCGCCTGCGGCGCGCCGGACTCAAGTGCCGCGACGCACTGCTCGGGTGTGAGCGCGGCCGACTGGGCCGCGGGCAACTGATGCAATGCAACGGCCAGATCCTCCGCCGTGATGCGACCCTCGCGCCAGGCTTGCCGTTGTCGATCTCTCGGCGGAAAGACGTGGATGCCGCCAAGCACGGCCATCCGGGCGGCCACACGGCGCACGGGCATGCCGATACGCGACCAGTGCGGATTCACGGCAATGGCGCGGTCCAGCGGCCATGCGGGAGCAATCGCCGCGCAGGCCTCTTGGCAGGCGCGCTCGATGTCGGCATACCGCACCTGCGGGTCATCCGCGACCAATGCCGTGAGGCCGGCCGCGGCGAGCGTGTCGTGGGTCAAGGGTTTCATCGTCACACTTTCCTTGTCGTCAGTTCAGCGCTGGGCTTCCGCCAGCCGCGAGGCGAGCGCTTTGGGGCCAGGATGTGCTGCCGCTGCCTGCGCCCACCGGGCGGGCCAGAGCAGCAGCGCCAGGCGCGTGTAACCCTCGTCCAGATAGAAGCCGGCGTAGCTCCAGCGACGCCAGCAGGCGGGCAGGGACGCCCGGTGTTGCAGACGTGCCTGGCAGAGATACAAAGCCGCCATGAAGGTCAGCGTGAGAACGCCCAGCCGATGATCCGGCGCATCCTGAAGTCCGAGCGGCAGGACGTGTGCGGCCATTGCGGCCAAGGTCAGACCCAGAACGCTCAGGAGCCCGAAAAGTAACTGGGCCAGGCGTGCATCGGCGCGAGACGGCGCGGAACTCAACCACAGCAGCGGCGCCCAGGCCAGTCCCAGCACCGCGCACCACCACCAGGGCCAGACGGCGATACCGGCGAGCGCCATTGCCAGTAACACGATCGACGTCGTCACCGCGGGGGCCAGCACGAGACTGCCGGTCATGGGGGCGGCAATCGTGTGCATTGCGCGCGCACGCGTATCGCGCACGACCGACGAGGCGGACAGAAAGGCATGCGCCTTGTACAAGGAGTGACCCATCAGATGTAGCGCGGCGAGCGTGTAGAGACCCAACGCGCATTCGACCAGCATGAAACCCATCTGCGAGACGGTCGACCAGGCCAGCCGAACCTTGATGCTGATGCGCGTCAGCACGACCATGCTTGCCAGCACGGCGGTCGCCAGACCGAGCAACGCCAACAGATCGCGTGCGGCGTCGGCTTTCTCCAACATCGGTGCAAAGCGAATCAGCACGAAGCCGCCGAGATTGACCACGCCCGCATGCAGCAACGCGGATACCGGGGTCGGGGCTTCCATTACCTGGATCAACCAGCCATGTACCGGCAACAAGGCGGTGCGCAGTGTCACCGCCAGCACCAGCAAGACGGCGCTCGCCTGCAGGGGCAGGGACAGGCCATGCTGCGCAATATGTGCCCACAAGTCCGTCAGCGAGCCGCTTCCCACCTGCTGCCAGGCTAGCGCGGTCGCTCCCAGCAGCATGACGTCGGCCAGCCGATCGGCAATCCGCTTCTTGTGCGCCGCCAGCAAGGCAAAGGGGCGATCCGGGTAGAAGCACAGCAGTCGCTGCAACGCCAGGCCCACGGCCGCCCAGGCGACGATCAGCACTAGCCAGTGATCGGCGAGGAGAAGCAGGTGCACGCTGGCCAGTACGGTGGCCAGTGCACCGAGATAGCGTGGCTGGTTCGCTTCCCCTTCGAGGTAGCGGGCGGAAAACGCGGCGATGACGGTGCCCAGCAGTTGCACCAGCAACGCCAGCGCCAGGCCGAAGCGCGTCGTCGTCAAAACACCCGGCCAAATGCCCTGGCCGACGCAGACGAACAGCGACACGGCCGTCGATACGAGCGCGGCAGACGACATCGTCAGAAACACACGCCACTGTCGCCGGATCGTCTGCGAACTCACCCATGTCGCACTGACCAGCGCGGCCATCAGCGCCGGTGGCGTGAGCACGCAAGCGACGCGCAAAGCCTCGGGAAAATCCATTGCATGACCCTCTTGAATTACGGTGCGAGGATGATGCTTGCGGCAAGAGGTTCTGTAAAATAGATTATAAAGAACAAATTGTTAGCAAAAAACGAACGATGGACCTCAATCAACTCAATTTCAATCATCTCTACTACTTCTGGCGCGTGGCCAAGCTCGGCCATCTGACGCGTGCGGCGGAGCGGTTGCATACCTCGCAATCAGCCGTCTCGGCGCAGATTCGTCAGTTGGAGGAGAAGATCGGCGACGATCTGTTTGTCCGGGCAGGACGGCGACTCACGTTGACCGATACCGGGCAGTTGGTGCTGGCGTACGCCGACAACATTTTCGGGCTGGGCGAGGAGCTGTTGGGACGCCTGCATGGGCGCTCTGCGGGCGTTACGCGCTTGCGCGTCGGCAGCGTGGCCACACTGTCGCGCAACTATCAGGAGAACTGGATTCGACCTTTGCTCACCAACCCGGCCGTTGTGCTGACGCTCGAATCGGGGTTGATGGAAGGGCTGCTGACCCGGCTCATCCAGCATCAACTCGACGTCGTGCTGGCCAACGAGACGGTGCCCGCCGATCCGGATCGGCCATTGCACTGCCAGTTCCTGGGCAGTCAGGCAATCTCGCTCGTGGGGCCTGCCAGCGTATGGGCGTCGAAAACCCTGCGGATCCCGGAAGATCTCGATGACGTCGACATCGTGCTGCCCGGCCCACGCCACGCGTTGCGCGGTCAATTCGACGCGCTTTGCGCCACGGCAGGTGTCAGTCCCAGACTGCGCGCTGAAGTGGACGACATGGCGATGCTTCGCCTGATTGCCCGCGACAGTGGGTGGCTGACCGTCTTGCCCGAAGTGGTCGTGCAGGATGAGCTGCGAACCGGATCGCTCGTCGTGGTGGGGCAATCGACTGCGCTGCAGGAGCATTTCTACGCCATTACGGCGCCAAGGCGACATCGCATCGAAGTGCTGGAGCCATTGCTCGCCGGCAAGCGCGACGTCCACAACGAGGTCGCCCGCAAAACCTCCGCGAGCTAGAACGCCTGCGCGAATGCCCTGGTTTTCGTGCGGCGACCATCCCTGCCGGCAGAGCCTTTTGTCACCTCGGGCGCCGTCGCCGACGAGCGAATCCGGTGCTGGCGCGACCTGCATCGTCCCGACCACTGTCGGCGCAATGCCATCGACAGTGTTGCCTCCTTCCGAGAGTCATTGTTGAGTTAGAATTTAAACTCAAATTAATAGATTGTCAGTATTTTGAGTTTATTTATTGACTCTAATTTTTCCGTGAGTTAAGGTTTGCGCACAAGTGGCAAATCAAGCGGGAAATTTGTCTGGGGACGGAGGATACGGTGAGTTCAGTTCGGCGTTATCGAAGCGGCGAGGCCGCAAAGCTCGTCGACATGCCCGCCGCCACGTTGCGGATCTGGGAGCAGCGCTATGGCGTGATTTCCCCGCCCACGAGCGCCTCGGG belongs to Pandoraea pnomenusa and includes:
- a CDS encoding NADH-quinone oxidoreductase subunit L: MDFPEALRVACVLTPPALMAALVSATWVSSQTIRRQWRVFLTMSSAALVSTAVSLFVCVGQGIWPGVLTTTRFGLALALLVQLLGTVIAAFSARYLEGEANQPRYLGALATVLASVHLLLLADHWLVLIVAWAAVGLALQRLLCFYPDRPFALLAAHKKRIADRLADVMLLGATALAWQQVGSGSLTDLWAHIAQHGLSLPLQASAVLLVLAVTLRTALLPVHGWLIQVMEAPTPVSALLHAGVVNLGGFVLIRFAPMLEKADAARDLLALLGLATAVLASMVVLTRISIKVRLAWSTVSQMGFMLVECALGLYTLAALHLMGHSLYKAHAFLSASSVVRDTRARAMHTIAAPMTGSLVLAPAVTTSIVLLAMALAGIAVWPWWWCAVLGLAWAPLLWLSSAPSRADARLAQLLFGLLSVLGLTLAAMAAHVLPLGLQDAPDHRLGVLTLTFMAALYLCQARLQHRASLPACWRRWSYAGFYLDEGYTRLALLLWPARWAQAAAAHPGPKALASRLAEAQR
- a CDS encoding YbcC family protein, translating into MKPLTHDTLAAAGLTALVADDPQVRYADIERACQEACAAIAPAWPLDRAIAVNPHWSRIGMPVRRVAARMAVLGGIHVFPPRDRQRQAWREGRITAEDLAVALHQLPAAQSAALTPEQCVAALESGAPQAQLPLLIDVLDNDPERHARLSWRQAITHQVSQTCAAFFDARQASWQPEREQGLYAFWRDTLQHDHGIGILMGLPHIGRATGALPAKAQDAERWVMERLGLPQAVWADYLESVLLTVNGWASWCAYLGWEAGLAGGRDAHLRELLAIRLAWGALLLECKDDAAARHAFAALHAAWRSAPRILQETEQALLIDEVWQLALEIGYQRELAQRLTAANPHGPAPTDIEVQAAFCIDVRSEPLRRSLEAVSPGIQTLGFAGFFGLPIAYTPLGTPARRPQLPGLLAPAIEVTDSIVSTDAAQRAADEARQRAVGRVRRSRFAMADQWQAASRWPGAAFSFVEAAGLGYLGKLGNWLQPGRQARPRDDLAGIPARYRPICRPQLQGMDLASKVALATRVLHAMGLDRYLAPLVLLVGHGSQSANNAHAAALDCGACCGQTGEVNARSLAQLLNDPAVRDGLRAQQLAIPEATRFVAVLHNTTTDELEGFDLDLLPQAARDRWARLQPIFAQACDQVRRERAASLTLDPRAPHHALLARLQRRANDGAQTRPEWGLARNAAFLIAPRDRSRGVMLDGRSFLHDYDASRDADGSVLELLMTAPMLVTHWINWQYHASTCDPLRLGSGNKLLHNVVGGSLGVFEGNGGDLRIGLSQQSLHDGERWIHEPVRLTVVVDAPRAAIDTVIGKHEVVRHLLDNGWLHLWRFEQAGFERYVQGRWSPVDLAGR
- a CDS encoding NAD-dependent succinate-semialdehyde dehydrogenase, which codes for MSLSLSRPDLMRRQNLINGEWADARDARRYPVQNPASDALLAEVPDSTAIDARAATDAAYRALPGWRHKLPRERAEVLRRWHALILANGDDLATLISLEQGKPLSEARGEVAYGASYVDWFAGEATRVYGDIIPQQQPGKRMTAEKEPVGVVAAITPWNFPLAMIARKIAPALAVGCTVVAKPAEDTPLTALALAALAVEAGVTPGVLNVITASRTRGIDAVADWLADDRVRKMTFTGSTAVGIHLARESAGTLKKLSLELGGNAPFVVFDDADLESAVAGLMASKFRNGGQTCVCPNRVYVQAGVYERFASMLAKRVEALHVAPASDANAQIGPMINPRAVEKIGRHVEDALSHGARALTGGATLPLLGSNYFAPTVLVDVNDSMLVSQEETFGPVVPLFRFETEDEAIHRANDTPFGLAAYFYTQDMRRAQRVARRLEAGVIGMNEGAVSSEAAPFGGVKASGYGREGSKYGLDDYVSIKYVCQGGLD
- a CDS encoding LysR family transcriptional regulator, with the translated sequence MDLNQLNFNHLYYFWRVAKLGHLTRAAERLHTSQSAVSAQIRQLEEKIGDDLFVRAGRRLTLTDTGQLVLAYADNIFGLGEELLGRLHGRSAGVTRLRVGSVATLSRNYQENWIRPLLTNPAVVLTLESGLMEGLLTRLIQHQLDVVLANETVPADPDRPLHCQFLGSQAISLVGPASVWASKTLRIPEDLDDVDIVLPGPRHALRGQFDALCATAGVSPRLRAEVDDMAMLRLIARDSGWLTVLPEVVVQDELRTGSLVVVGQSTALQEHFYAITAPRRHRIEVLEPLLAGKRDVHNEVARKTSAS